AAACCGACTTTACTGGGGAAGACCCTACTTTATCCTTCTGGACAATTCAATACATCACATGTTCAGGGTATGCCGGTGGATGTCACATAATTGATATCTGCTGTAGACATCGCAGGACATGCAGTTAGATCAGCAGCACTTCCATTGGAAAATTATGATTGGCAGAACTGCTGAAAATGTCTTATTTTGTCAAAATGTCATCATGGACATTGTACTAACAGATGATTCTGAATATATTAGCATGTTCATAGCATTATTTGTCTGTCCAAAAGCTATTATTTCATACTGCttgataaaagtgtttttttatttatttatttaaatattggcTTATAAGAAGTGGCTGATAATTGATGACACCCAGAACAATTAGAACTGGAATGCTGAGGTTGGTTTGCTTGTTTGTCTGCTCTCAGAAGAAACATCACAGTGAGAAGTGCACATGTGTATGTATAATGCATGGACGTTTATGTTATGGATATTTCCATCAGGGCTAATTAGGACCAGaagtgagtcagtgtgtgtgtgtgtgtgtgtgtgtgtgtgtggtatttatGTCGGATCCTTGCTGTGTGCATTCTAGATAAACAGCAAGTGACCTGAGACCCGCAAGCTCacctaacaaacacacacaaaaagcaatcCAGCTTACCCAGCTGCCTCGAGTTACTGATCATATCTTTCTTTCTGCCAGGGATATTAAACCTGACAATATCCTgctggatgaacaaggtgagtgtCAGCCTATATTCTGTATTTGGTGTGATAGGTGcatgtgtgtaacagtgtgtACGTGCATAAGCATGGTGAGCCCTTCTACGGCCAAATGAAAGTGGTCCAAGGTGACATGTAGGAGATTAGATACTGCAGGCCATGTCATTTTACCATGGAAACCAGCTCCAGTTATCCTGGACCCCATAACGcttcaaagacaaaaaaatgactcaAGGACATGGTGTGCCACTTAAGCTCTGTTTTTGCACTTTCCAACAAAGTGAAGGCTTTCATCCTTGAGCACATACCAGTTTTTTCTTCTACAGTATTTCTAGTGTTCAGAGGAAACTAAGGGCCAGATTCAATTGCCATatcacaaaaaaactcattcTTGAGAGAAATACAagaaaatgtacttattttgaAGACGTAAGATAGATTATTAGGTGTCTCTCTGTATTGCAGGACACGCCCATTTGACCGATTTCAACATTGCTACAATAATCAAAGATGGAGAGCGGGCCACAGCCCTAGCTGGAACCAAGCCCTACATGGGTAGGATACTTTTTTAGcactctgtttttctgtttacatgttttattgACATATTTACATAACCCTTGACCTCAGCCCCTGAGATCTTTCACTCCTTCGTGAGTGGCGGAACCGGCTATGCCTTTGAAGTGGACTGGTGGTCGCTAGGGGTAACCGTCTTCGAGGTCCTGAGAGGATGGGTAAGGGACCAACAAGGTTTCTGAATTAGCATTACAGAACAGAAATCTCGCCATTGCCCACCCCTtgcgtgtgtctctgtctctctctctcgccagcGGCCATACGACATCCACGCAAGCAACTCGGTGGAGTCTCTGATCCAGCTCTTCAGCACGGTCAGCGTGCAGTACAGCTCCACCTGGCCCAAGGACCTCGTGTCCCTGCTGAGAAAGGTGAGCGCCGGAGGGCCGCACATCACAGCCTGCCGCCCCCCGGGGAGCGGTGGCGAGGGGCCAAGCCGCTACGCAGAGAGAACATTCTGAATACAAGACCTACACAGTGGAGAAAAACATGTCTGTTATATAGATTGACAATTGTAATTAGATCAGATGTTGCACAGCACGGCCTGTCATTGGTGGAGCATGCTGACAATGACGATGGAGCTCACGGGAGGAAGTGTGTATTGATGTGTACGGGGTAGTCGTGTGCAGTGGTAATTTAGATGCAGGCTGACCTTTAGGCCTATAGcgtgagaggaagagagagaggggggggggggggggggttctttttttatctccagCACTCCCTCACCTGACCATTCATGCACTTTGATTTGAGCAAACCAAGACTTCTGGGAATTAAAAGAAAGGGAgactgcaccaaaaaaaaaaaactggaaatgTGGTTTCCGTGACAACAGAAGGTATCCCATCAGACCTGGGCATGGTCATGGAAACTTATCTCCATAGCTACAGTTGCTTGGggcgggtggggggtggagtTAAAGGGGGCagcagctgtcatggctgcataaACACATCAGGCTGGTAATAACAGTTCGACTCTGATAAATCAGTCCCCAGATGATGCGTTTATCACAACTcgatgtgacatttttattgaacaATAATTGCTTGGCCGGGTAGCATCGGCTTCCTCCTGTCGTAAGAGCTCCCCCAAGTGGCGGCTCCTGGAACGTTTCAATCTCAAGAGCGTTATTTAATTAATCCGATGAATTCCGGCAAGTTGTAAAATCCACTTACATGCTTCGTCTCCTGCGGAGTCAAGGCGCTCTCCTGAGACCCAACGCTGTGTTTACCGTACGCGCGAGAGCcatcatgttttattaaactcAGGGCTAGGCCTACCTCACAGCATCGGTAAGCAGCAGAGCCCATGAATCGCACAAGACAAGTGCTCAGGCTGGCTGACCCTGCAGGGCACAGGCAGTGGAGGGGATGCACGAGTGCAGCCAGGAGTCACAGCTGGGCTGCGGCCTGGCATGGCTGCGCTGTGGGGGCGGGTGGGGGTGAGGTTATGTGTGTTGCTTGAGGCAGATGAAGATGGAACATGGGGGGATGTTCCCATGGGGTCCTTCAGTCTTTAGAAAACCTGAAGCACTGGGGCTCTGCATCTAATGTTTGTGCGCTTGTGTGGTTGTGTAACAGCTGCTTACAGTGAACCCAGAACACCGCTTCTCCAGTCTGGCCCAGATGCAGACATCACCTTACCTCTCAGACGTCAACTGGGATGCCGTCTACGAGAAGAAAATGGAGGCTGGATTTGTTCCCAATGTGAGCAAAGCTCAAAAACAAAGCGAAGCATCGCAAAAGCATTCATTTAATCCATTACCATAGACAGAAACAAGCATTACAGATGTATAGAGCTTTCTACTGCATCTGCATCCGTCCATGGGTTATAGCTTACTGCAGGTCCAATGTGTCACCCtgatgaaaacaacaaaaatgttgatACAGATATACTATAGAGGCTGATATACTAAAGAATcaaatacaggaaacagaagaaaCCGATTCTTGAGTCACACGACTGTCTTCATCATATGCAGCTTCGTGAGATGATCATTAAAGTGAGCTGAGAGAACAGCAGCAACAATATATCAGTGGAGGAACTCTTTCAGACCTTTGAAATCCTTCTGCATTGTCCAAACTGAAGGTGTttgaagagtgtgaaatgctgtcatgtTCACTTGGAGGTTTTATACTTTAGAGCCTCAAGTATAAAACATTTCgatttttaactctttttatcGTCAAAACTTGTTTTTGAAACTTCAGACAGACCAGCACTATAACACCAATGGTTTCAGTTTATGTGATATATTGCAAATGTGTggtcacatttaaacaacgtgCATGGTTGGATCTCCAAACACTATTTCTAAATGTAgaagatttcactgtgtgcgcacaataattattttactatGAAAGTGCCCACGCTGTGCCTTAATGACTGCCGTTTTGTGTTCTCAGACCCTAAAGTGGCAGCCTGTTCTAAGTAGCAGAAGTTTAGAAAAGTGGAGAGATGGCCCTTTGTTTTTACAGTGACACAAAGCTGTTTCTAtggttacattttaaaaagcaatttgGCTTTCACACTTGCTTACAATTGCTATTTTTATGTGtgggattaaaaataaataaataagtaaaaaatgtgtgtgtgtatatatatatgtaaaataacatttatataattaaaaattatcAGTGATGTAACCTATATGACATTTGAATGTTCAAGGAATATGTCATGTTTCAGATTAGCATGTGATTGTGAGCTTGTATGATCTGGTGCTGCAGAAAGGTCGGCTGCATTGTGATCCAACCTTTGAACTGGAGGAGATGATCCTGGAGTCCCGGCCCCtgcacaagaagaagaagcgaCTGGCCAAGAACCGGTCACGTGACAACAGCAAAGATTCCCAGTCGGTGAGTGtcgtgtggtcatgtgaccaatgATTCCTCATGGCTCgatcaatatatattttttacacacCCAAATATTTTCtacagtaacacactcgcctatgaaccagaagacccaggttcaaatccagcttactaccattgtgtcactgaggaagacacttaaccctgagtgtcattagggggactgtccctgtaactaatgattttAAGTCTTTCTGGATAAGAGCGGATGATAAATCTGGTAAATGTATAcaggtaaatgtaaaaagcgtATATATAGGCATAcacactggtggcctagcaggcaagGAAATGGTCCCCtcaccagaaggttgccggttcaaatcccgagccgccaaggtgccactgagcaaaacaccgtccccacacactccccgggcgcctgtcatggccgcccactgctcaccaagtctgatggttaaaagcagaggacacatttcgttttgtcaccgtgtgctgtgctgcagtctttcacaatgacaattacttcactttctttagAAATGTATTACTACCTTTAATGaagaaaattattataaatgtaattttgagCCTTTCTGTTGCTTTTTCTGATAACTCATTTAATTCTGTCTTATATCTGTACTATAAAGGTTTTATTTAAAGGTTTGCATTCATTCCTGTGTCACttttgatgaaagtgaagtgattgccattgtgaaacacagcacagcacacagtgtggggatggtgctttgcccCTATATGATAAATGGTGCAGGCTATGAGATGTCTGGTCACAGTAAATAAGAGAAAGATTGCTTTGATTGGTTTAAATCACTGCTGTTCTAGATTCAGACCAAGTCGAGATGTGAACTCACGCTTTTAGTGACACCACCCAAATGGAATTTCTTTATCATCTtgtctatatacacacacacacacacacacacacacacacacacacacacacacacacacacacacacacacacacacacatatatatatatatatatatatatatatatatatatatattccagtCCTAAGCTTGAATGACATTCATAATCCTGTAACACAAGGAAGCGGGTTAGGAGTTATTATCGGCAAAATCCTCCTCATTATGTTCCTTGCTCCGTTGTTTACTGTGTGAGCCCTCTGGGTCTAGAAAGCCGTGCTCTGACTCCGAACACTGGCCCATCAGTGGCGGCGGCTTTTTGCGGCTTATTTACATCTCCTGACATGATTAAATCTGACCTTTGGTGGTATTACCATGGGATCTTTAGGTACTGGGGAGAATCTGACTAACCTCCTGACTGCTAGCTGCCTGCTGCTGTCTTTCTCTCGCATGTGCTGCCTAACTTATTACCTGGATGATTAAATTATGAAGCTTTCAGTGGTGTTGTCATGGCCCCAAGTGCTCTCCGAAAGATGAGCTTCTATTTTTGGCCTTTGCCGAACATCCAATTTGAAAgaaagcacacaaacaaaatattgGCTGCAGCTTGGGTGAGGTGTttccacatttttcattttcttttcttcctctttcacaATTTCACCTGGTTGCTTTATTACAGGctcactaattacaggttcagtccccttggagcaacaCAGTGTGTTGATCGGGAACGTGGGATGTATAATGTATGGAGTTTCATCGCTTTGGGACATGTCTGTAAAATAACccagatgatgtgtgtgtgtgtgtgtgtgtgtgtgtgtgtgtgcatgagtgagtgtgtgtgtgtgtgtgtgtgtgtgtgggcgaaTTTGTACTAAATCACACCGGGCTCTTTAGATTCACTGGGAAATGCCGTACTAATACAAAAATGCATAAACTAGGTTGTTTGTCGCCAAACGAGAACAAAACTGCTGAGACTGCCTGATGGGTTTAACTGCCGTGACTACTACTGAGCTGAGATAAAACTATGCAGCCTGACAGAAATGACAGCTTAAATCACTGTTTATAATATCTGATGCTGGCACAAAACACACGTAAGCCCAACTAAACATTAAACTGTGCACaaaactgtattaaaatgtaCCTGTCACCTACGCCGAATCCAAACCATTGTGCTGCTGCAAAAGACAAAGGTACGgataaaataactaaataaataaatcggaTAGTGGCGTGTCTGCTGCTCCCTTTCGTGTACAACGGGTGTCTCTGGCAAGCAGCGTGAACAGTTCTACCATGGCAGGAGTTGAGGCTGAGGAACACCTAACACCAATTCACAAATATGCTGATTACAAATCATCAAGGTCAAACAATGTGAAACATGGGCAAAATTCCaattaaaatatgtacaaaatacaTACTACAACATTTTCCTCTAATGATTCGTTTTAAAGATTATAtttctggtaaattctgtaatttCATGCTACTATTTACCACTGTTTATTAGTGTTCATTGCCAAACAAATGTACTTGTCGTTAGTACAGCATTAGTTCAGCATCATTGTCAACCATTGGCATTTAATAAGAGTTAAATTAATGACTCTACCTGGTTCTGTCTAGGAGAACGAGTATCTGCAGGAGTGTCTTGAGGTCGTGCAGCAGGAGTTCATGATCTTCAACCGGGAAAAGTAGGCCCCGCCCCTCTGCAGACTCTGTGGTTCACgctgtgttttgcatgttgtgatGCATGTCTATGGCGTAATAATTCTGACCTCTGCATTATACCACAAGTAAGACGCTCCTCTGCGTCTGCTTCTTGTAGAGCTGCTACATTGGTTGAGCGGTGCTGAAAATTATTaccttattaatattttatcagtGTCTGCTTTTTTCCACTTCGCTGTGAGGCCTTTGTACCGTAATTTATGTTTCTGCTGCTATTTTTAATACAAGCCTTATTATTTATGAACTTCTCTGACGTTCCACTGCGCTCACATACAGTGACTCAAGCCAATGctgtgtgttctctgtgtgtgtgtttgtgaatgtgtgtttctctgaacatgaatgtgtgtatttatctcGTAGATTGAAGAAGCGTCAGGAGGAAGGTCAGTGTGAAGGCGGGGCTGAGGGTGAGGGTGAGGGCGAGGCCGAAGAAGAGGTGGAGACGGGAGGCACGGAGGATGAGGAAACGGAGCCTGAACCCGAGGCCGAGGCATCCAAACTGAGCATGTGCGGCTCGGTCTGCTCCTCTCCAGGCAGCTGCTAGCAtcacagcgccccctgctgttctctctctttctctcgcctctgctcctctctctctctctctctttctctttgtgaCTAAAGCGCACTTAGCCCATTTCCTCTCGCCATGCCGACTCAGAGAGGGTTAGGGATCAGGTTCCAAAATGGCTCTCCATCCTACACTCTCCTTTTCTCTGGACTTCTATGCAACATGCTGCGCGGCAAGATGTGAAGTAATGAGGTAGACCAGGACCTCCTGAGAGGCAGAGCTGTGGCTGGAGCCTGCATGACGACACGCAGCGCAACACGGCTTGAAAGTCCATTccccttttcttctttttgttaaAGGGAGTAGCTCATGATTTATTGAATCTCTTTAAAATGGCAGCGAAAAGCAGcagttctttcattttcaggTGGTCTTCAGATCCTTCAGACCCCTTGTGAAGATCTGTGCATCTAGAGTTCACTTTAGTGGGGTTTTTTCGGGGAGGATCACATGAGGTGCCATTTATTGCTTCAGCTTTATGAAGAGTCCTGTAGGTCATTTGCATGGGAATAGCTCTACTCCTTCTTATTTGGATAAAAGTCTTCTCTATTGTAATGTTCTCACAGcgctcacattttttttatcagttttattACAGTCAGCCTGAGTCCTGGTCCTTTCTCAGCTGTCACGTGCCGGACTCATGTCACAGAAGTCTTTTTGATCATTTAAGGTGGTTTATAGTGCAAGAGAGCAAACGAACAAAATAAACAATCAAGTCACAAAAGATGCATTATTGCATTAGATACAAAATTGCCCTGCGCCGCGGCCAACGGGGAAAAGCCCTAACTTCTACATTTCCATGTTTAAACAGGTTCACACTTTTCAGCATCAGTCTTAAATCACTCTCTCATGCCACTGGTTATTTGTTTAGGACAGGAAAGAGGTTCCACTTTTGCCCACAATTGTGACTTAGGGTTCTTGCCCTAAACATTGCAATTGTAACCTGACCAAAGTTGGTGACCCTATTTCAATTGACCATGGGACATTTAATGAAACTTAGCTTTTAATATAACTTCACACATGCGTGCCTTGTCTAATGGTTCTCGGTTCGCTTTGCTTGGTAGCAATGCtaacatacatttttcatggTGAAACGATGGTGTTATTTTATCCTGTAACTGCAGGACAACAGACTCTCCCAGTTTAAATCTGAACTACTAGTCACAGcaccaaggaaggggagggCCCAGGCGCAGGGGCTTAAACAAAAGCCACTTTATTGTAATGAAGGACAAACAAACTTCTAGGGCTCTACTTGGGGCAAATGGAAGCGCGaactggtgcacacacacacacacacacacacacacacacacacacacacttcacctacAAATAGACAGGCCAGAGTCGCCCCCACACCATCAAGACTCGTGGGTGAGAGCTGCCAGTCCACTGACCAGACTCAGTAAAACTAGGGGCCTGGCTAGGGTCTGCCCTGCGGCCACGCCCTGCCCACCGACCATGCAAACAACACCACATACTCACGCCATGCTGACACGCAGTGACAGACAGTGTTGCAATATCGGACATGGAATGCTGGTGCAGGCACTTCTGTAAAGGAGGGAAAGCAAGTGCAGGGAATCAGGAAGAGGCGGGGCCTGTAATCACGCTGGACACTTAGGACACACTACTTGTCTCCATACAGCAGCCTTTGTACTACAAACACCCACAaatgatcaaaataaaaattttcgTCTGTTTATGAGCAAAAGGAAAATTGCCCTGCACTACGATAGGATACTAtgttacactgttacactatttatatatatataaaaaaaaacatacatataccTCGCATTCATAATCATAACTGCCAGTGCAGTCATCTTTCTCTGTTGACTTTTTTCCTTGCTCTGACTGTTAGATCCTTTTCCGTCATCATTGAGAAAAACGTCCCACATCgtccatttttttttgatgtaaCATCATGTAGGGCACCATTCCCTCAGTAAGGTAGAGTACCCATGTGtagattacatttttcatgcataaaaaaatgttaagatGGTGTCATTCATCTCGAACCAGGGCATCAGGAGAACATGTAGCATTTTTCCACCTTAAATCTTATTGCCTAATATAATGCAACGTGTGTAAATAGCGGACGCATAAATATCTCTCCACAGTTTTATGTGGGCACATTTAGTCTGGTTTAAAATAAGTATGAAGGCGAACTTCATACACTAttgttaatgaaaaaaaaaacaaaaacaaaaaaacaataaaatctaTTTCCAAGTGTGCAGGCACAACTtgtaggcaaaaaaaaaaaaaaaaagccaaagctTTTGTATCATTTGCATAGCCATTTCTAAGAACCgagtgccagtgtgtgtgcgtgtgtgtgtgtttgaaggagagagagagggtgtgtgcatgtatgtcgGTAGTCTGTAGGACCAAGCGATTATAGTTCCACTGCATCTGTTTACCAGGCATTTACAGTGGTGTCATAAGACATGGATCGATTCTCTAAGGGTCGAGGTGACCATACCCAAAGTGATctgtaaaataaacaaactaCATCTATACGAGAAccttaatttattttcatttgtgcaTGCACCACTAGCGATGTCCAGTGGGACGTCATAGGACAGGCATGAACTGTGGCCTGACTAACCGTCTCAGTGCTAGAGCCCAGTTGCCAAGGCTTGTGCTCACCCATGACGTGGACAGCATGGTATTTCCAGTGCATTCAGAACTCTTGGCATCAcatagactgttttttttttttatacttaaagaagaaaaagaaaagcttaaGTGCACCAGCTTTGTCGACTTTAAAGCGAGCGTCTGTTAGTGTGGGTAAGTTT
Above is a genomic segment from Denticeps clupeoides chromosome 8, fDenClu1.1, whole genome shotgun sequence containing:
- the stk32c gene encoding serine/threonine-protein kinase 32C: MCERERERERERQTDAGEKCPRAERQRGSPPPPARPPARAGSDPPGYGKAPAEPPRPPGAPRRCGRCCSDETRARRVLRRARNARCSPAPMFHWGKWKKRMGANSSSKRPVFDEKEDVNFDHFQILRAIGKGSFGKVCIVQKRDTEKMYAMKYMNKQQCIERDEVRNVFRELEILQEIEHVFLVNLWYSFQDEEDMFMVVDLLLGGDLRYHLQQNVQFTEDAIKLYLCEMTLALDYLQSQHIIHRDIKPDNILLDEQGHAHLTDFNIATIIKDGERATALAGTKPYMAPEIFHSFVSGGTGYAFEVDWWSLGVTVFEVLRGWRPYDIHASNSVESLIQLFSTVSVQYSSTWPKDLVSLLRKLLTVNPEHRFSSLAQMQTSPYLSDVNWDAVYEKKMEAGFVPNKGRLHCDPTFELEEMILESRPLHKKKKRLAKNRSRDNSKDSQSENEYLQECLEVVQQEFMIFNREKLKKRQEEGQCEGGAEGEGEGEAEEEVETGGTEDEETEPEPEAEASKLSMCGSVCSSPGSC